One genomic segment of Streptomyces sp. RerS4 includes these proteins:
- a CDS encoding NAD(P)/FAD-dependent oxidoreductase, producing MTEAVEYDVVVLGGGPAGENVADRTRAAGLTTALVESELVGGECSYWACIPSKALLRPALARADARRVPALAAAVQGPLDAEAVFQHRDYWTGDWKDEGQVGWLDSIGADLYRGHGRLYGVRKVSVTSPEGEHHVLSARHAVVVATGTRALVPDVPGLADARPWTSREATSARRVPGRLLIVGGSVVAAEMATAWQALGSRVTVLVRGSGLLPRMEPFAGELVAEALREAGAEIRTGVDVQAVVRDGPTGPVTVVLDGGETLEGDELLIATGRTPATDDIGLDTVGLTPGGWIEVDDSCRATGHDWLYAVGDVNHRALLTHQGKYQARIAGSAIAARANGDTPPDTARWGAHNATADTEALPQAVFTDPEAAAVGLTLAQAERAGRRVRAVDHDLGKVTGAGLYADGYRGRARMIVDLDREVLLGVTFVGPGAAELLHAATVAVAGEIPIGRLWHAVPAFPTISEIWLRLLEAYRDGGGDR from the coding sequence ATGACTGAAGCGGTGGAGTACGACGTCGTGGTGCTCGGTGGGGGCCCGGCCGGTGAGAACGTCGCCGACCGGACCCGCGCCGCCGGGCTGACCACGGCACTGGTGGAGAGTGAACTCGTCGGCGGGGAGTGCTCGTACTGGGCCTGCATTCCCAGCAAGGCGCTGCTGCGCCCCGCCCTGGCCCGCGCCGACGCGCGCCGCGTGCCGGCGCTGGCGGCGGCTGTCCAGGGCCCCCTCGACGCGGAGGCGGTGTTCCAGCACCGCGACTACTGGACGGGTGACTGGAAGGACGAGGGCCAGGTCGGCTGGCTGGATTCGATCGGCGCCGACCTGTACCGGGGCCACGGGCGGCTCTACGGCGTCCGCAAGGTCTCCGTCACCAGTCCCGAGGGCGAGCACCACGTCCTGAGCGCTCGGCACGCCGTCGTCGTCGCCACCGGGACCCGGGCCCTGGTTCCCGATGTGCCCGGACTCGCCGACGCCCGTCCCTGGACCAGCCGCGAGGCCACCTCGGCGCGCCGGGTGCCCGGCCGGCTGCTGATCGTCGGCGGTTCGGTGGTGGCCGCGGAGATGGCCACGGCCTGGCAGGCGCTCGGCTCCCGGGTCACCGTCCTCGTACGGGGCTCCGGGCTGCTGCCCCGGATGGAACCCTTCGCGGGCGAGCTGGTCGCCGAGGCCCTGCGCGAGGCCGGCGCGGAGATCCGTACGGGCGTCGACGTACAGGCGGTCGTACGGGACGGCCCGACCGGGCCCGTCACGGTGGTGCTGGACGGTGGCGAGACCCTGGAGGGCGACGAGCTGCTGATCGCGACCGGCCGCACGCCGGCCACCGACGACATCGGCCTCGACACGGTCGGGCTGACCCCCGGCGGCTGGATCGAGGTCGACGACAGCTGCCGGGCGACCGGCCACGACTGGCTGTACGCCGTCGGGGACGTCAACCACCGCGCGCTCCTCACCCACCAGGGCAAATACCAGGCCCGGATCGCGGGCTCCGCCATCGCCGCGCGCGCGAACGGCGACACCCCGCCGGACACCGCCCGCTGGGGCGCCCACAACGCCACCGCCGACACCGAGGCCCTGCCCCAGGCCGTCTTCACCGACCCGGAGGCCGCCGCGGTCGGCCTCACCCTCGCGCAGGCCGAGCGCGCGGGCCGCCGGGTGCGCGCCGTCGACCACGACCTCGGGAAGGTGACCGGAGCGGGTCTGTACGCGGACGGGTACCGGGGGCGGGCCCGGATGATCGTCGACCTGGACCGCGAGGTGCTCCTCGGCGTCACCTTCGTCGGCCCTGGCGCGGCGGAACTGCTGCACGCGGCGACGGTCGCGGTGGCCGGGGAGATCCCGATCGGACGGCTGTGGCACGCCGTTCCCGCCTTCCCGACGATCAGCGAGATCTGGCTGCGCCTGCTGGAGGCGTACCGGGACGGTGGCGGGGACCGGTAG
- a CDS encoding LPXTG cell wall anchor domain-containing protein, with the protein MMTPRHPLTSGRAGAAAASALALVLTSAGSAATAVGADAPGPPRTGVGPNGQRLTVSAASALDPLGHTVRVTGSGFDQAKGIYVAFCKDNGDNRVPGPCVGGADTSGGAQASSRWIVPPDDTHAGDLATAYGEGGTFAVELKLAARNDGLDCTVVACSVVTRVDHRGAGDRSQDVRVPVAFRGQAPTVPGGEGVDVPQGTVAYRAVRDFTTAGRPRDLLLHPDSKKLYVGSEDLPDTADADESGLHVLDPADGALRGTVSQAPGANGALARRAVRGLIAPLPGDGVVFSYPLRGIGTAKDGDTAAAGAWVAGRTVTDAGPGVTPGTVLVAQGSVLSEVDTATATVKRAVTLEGGEEFAVDVARGTVWFTDIADRRVHRVDAATFRVTATVELPAGDGFGGFTEVDPETGALWVGLDTSVVVHDATGKRLRTLTGTDMPRAARFDPVTHEAFVVWQDGGDTSQPGNDNNGALTVYRTTDLQEVGKLVLLPGNHGQSGSAALAVEPGGGAVFVTNPAEGRITRLERTVSPRVAQGPTDQSVAPGDRISLTARADGLPAPAVAWQTSADGGRTWQPVEGATAGTYAFTAEAAHDGRRYRAEFHNQAGTSRTAPMTLTVKAAPATSPPATTPPPATPPVTPPTTAPGTDPGATTGGTAPSAEPAGSASGGGVAGGGSGGGGGGNGSAGGATGTPGGALASTGTTTAAGLAAGAATLTAAGWALVRRRRQSAQPVA; encoded by the coding sequence GTGATGACACCCCGTCACCCCCTCACCTCCGGCAGGGCGGGCGCGGCGGCGGCCTCCGCGCTCGCGCTCGTCCTCACCTCGGCCGGCTCGGCCGCCACGGCCGTCGGCGCGGACGCTCCCGGCCCGCCGAGAACCGGAGTCGGCCCCAACGGGCAGCGGTTGACCGTCTCCGCCGCCTCCGCACTCGATCCGCTCGGCCACACCGTGCGCGTCACCGGCTCCGGCTTCGACCAGGCCAAGGGCATCTACGTCGCCTTCTGCAAGGACAACGGGGACAACCGCGTTCCCGGCCCCTGCGTCGGTGGTGCCGACACCTCCGGCGGCGCGCAGGCCTCCTCCCGGTGGATCGTGCCACCGGACGACACCCACGCCGGCGACCTGGCCACCGCGTACGGCGAAGGCGGCACCTTCGCGGTGGAGTTGAAGCTCGCGGCCCGCAACGACGGCCTCGACTGCACCGTCGTCGCGTGCTCCGTCGTTACACGTGTTGACCACCGCGGCGCCGGCGACCGCTCCCAGGACGTCCGCGTCCCCGTCGCCTTCCGGGGGCAGGCGCCCACCGTTCCCGGCGGCGAGGGGGTCGACGTACCGCAGGGCACCGTCGCCTACCGGGCGGTGCGGGACTTCACCACGGCCGGTCGGCCGCGCGACCTCTTGCTGCACCCCGACTCGAAGAAGCTGTACGTCGGTTCGGAGGACCTCCCGGACACCGCCGACGCCGACGAGAGCGGCCTGCACGTCCTGGACCCGGCCGACGGCGCCCTACGTGGCACCGTCAGCCAGGCGCCGGGCGCGAACGGCGCCCTCGCCCGGCGCGCGGTCCGCGGGCTCATCGCCCCGCTCCCCGGTGACGGGGTGGTGTTCTCCTACCCGCTGCGCGGCATCGGCACGGCCAAGGACGGCGACACCGCCGCCGCCGGCGCGTGGGTCGCGGGCCGCACCGTGACAGACGCCGGTCCCGGAGTCACGCCCGGGACGGTACTGGTCGCGCAGGGCTCCGTCCTGTCGGAGGTCGACACCGCAACCGCCACGGTGAAACGTGCCGTCACCCTGGAGGGCGGCGAGGAGTTCGCGGTCGACGTCGCGCGCGGCACCGTCTGGTTCACCGACATCGCCGACCGCCGCGTGCACCGGGTCGACGCCGCCACCTTCCGGGTCACGGCGACCGTGGAGCTCCCGGCGGGAGACGGCTTCGGCGGGTTCACCGAGGTGGATCCGGAAACCGGCGCGCTCTGGGTCGGCCTCGACACGTCCGTCGTCGTCCACGACGCGACGGGCAAACGGCTGCGCACGCTGACGGGCACCGACATGCCCCGGGCGGCGCGCTTCGACCCCGTCACCCACGAGGCGTTCGTCGTCTGGCAGGACGGCGGCGACACCTCCCAGCCCGGGAACGACAACAACGGGGCGCTGACGGTGTACCGCACGACGGACCTCCAGGAGGTCGGGAAACTCGTGTTACTGCCCGGCAACCACGGCCAGTCGGGTTCCGCCGCGCTCGCGGTCGAGCCGGGCGGCGGGGCGGTGTTCGTCACCAACCCGGCGGAGGGACGGATCACCCGGCTGGAGCGCACGGTGTCCCCGCGGGTCGCCCAGGGTCCGACGGACCAGAGCGTCGCACCGGGCGACCGGATCTCCCTGACGGCGCGGGCGGACGGGCTGCCGGCCCCGGCGGTGGCCTGGCAGACCAGCGCGGACGGCGGCCGGACCTGGCAGCCGGTCGAGGGCGCCACGGCCGGTACGTACGCGTTCACGGCGGAGGCCGCCCACGACGGCCGACGCTATCGGGCGGAGTTCCACAACCAGGCGGGCACCAGCCGCACCGCGCCGATGACCCTCACGGTGAAGGCGGCCCCGGCCACCAGCCCACCGGCCACCACCCCGCCGCCCGCAACCCCGCCGGTCACCCCACCCACCACCGCACCGGGCACCGACCCCGGCGCCACGACGGGCGGCACCGCACCCTCCGCCGAACCGGCCGGCAGCGCATCCGGTGGCGGTGTCGCAGGAGGAGGAAGCGGCGGAGGCGGCGGCGGAAACGGCAGCGCCGGCGGCGCCACGGGAACCCCAGGCGGCGCTCTCGCCTCCACCGGCACCACCACCGCCGCCGGACTCGCCGCCGGCGCGGCCACGCTCACGGCGGCCGGCTGGGCACTGGTCCGCCGCAGGCGGCAGTCCGCCCAACCCGTCGCATAG
- a CDS encoding metallophosphoesterase: MIVIAHLSDVHFDDGPRAAARARTVMAYLDGLPYDLDAVLISGDIADQGADHEYEQARKTLVSRHPTVICPGNHDERLAFRRGLLGEVAPTPTQAPTPAPIDQVLRGDGFVLAVCDSSVPGEDHGRLEDSTLAWLDGVLTDTPHEVPVLVAFHHPPVELHTPYVDEIRQFGEERLAALAERHPHLRAFLCGHAHTAAATTFAGRPLLVAPGVVSTLRLPWERQDDPEHHVHLDEPPAVAFHVLGDDGRLTTHYRVVVDERR, translated from the coding sequence GTGATCGTGATCGCCCACCTCAGTGACGTCCACTTCGACGACGGCCCCCGCGCCGCCGCACGCGCCCGTACGGTGATGGCGTACCTCGACGGCCTCCCGTACGACCTCGACGCGGTGCTGATCAGCGGGGACATAGCCGACCAAGGCGCCGACCACGAGTACGAGCAGGCCCGCAAGACACTGGTCTCCCGCCACCCGACGGTGATCTGTCCGGGCAACCACGACGAACGGCTCGCCTTCCGGCGCGGCCTGCTCGGCGAGGTGGCCCCGACCCCGACCCAGGCACCGACCCCCGCGCCGATCGATCAGGTCCTGCGCGGCGACGGGTTCGTCCTGGCCGTCTGCGACTCGTCCGTCCCCGGTGAAGACCACGGCCGGCTGGAGGACTCCACGCTCGCCTGGCTCGACGGCGTCCTGACGGACACCCCGCACGAGGTCCCGGTCCTGGTGGCCTTCCACCACCCGCCGGTCGAGCTGCACACGCCGTACGTGGACGAGATCAGGCAGTTCGGCGAGGAACGCCTCGCGGCACTGGCCGAACGCCACCCCCACCTGCGGGCCTTCCTGTGCGGGCACGCCCACACCGCCGCGGCCACCACCTTTGCCGGGCGGCCGCTGCTCGTGGCGCCCGGCGTGGTGTCCACCCTCCGTCTCCCGTGGGAGCGGCAGGACGACCCCGAGCACCACGTCCACCTCGACGAGCCGCCCGCCGTCGCCTTCCACGTACTGGGCGACGACGGGCGGCTGACGACGCACTACCGGGTCGTCGTGGACGAACGGCGGTAG
- a CDS encoding DUF2087 domain-containing protein, giving the protein MSQSTEQQQSVDRATRSVADLFSGGRLVSIPRKVARREQLLAHLTETLFEDEVEYTEPEVNDALRTVHEDCSALRRYLITSGHLTRTRDGRTYRRSSTTTR; this is encoded by the coding sequence ATGTCACAGAGCACCGAGCAACAGCAGTCCGTGGACCGGGCCACCAGGAGCGTGGCCGACCTCTTCTCCGGCGGGCGGCTCGTATCCATCCCCCGCAAGGTCGCCCGCCGCGAGCAGTTGCTCGCGCACCTCACCGAAACCCTCTTCGAGGACGAGGTGGAGTACACGGAGCCCGAGGTGAACGACGCGCTGCGGACGGTGCACGAGGACTGTTCCGCGTTGCGGCGCTATCTGATCACCTCGGGTCATCTCACCCGGACCCGGGACGGCCGCACCTACCGCCGTTCGTCCACGACGACCCGGTAG
- a CDS encoding DUF6114 domain-containing protein produces the protein MLLSRGGRWRRWRRGRPFWGGLLAILAGAWICVLPLAPLKIMLQQGIAGIPSVLMGIVMIVLGLTAWFSPQQRSLAGVLTTLIATAALVLSNLGGFLVGTLIGILGGGLMFAWQPYAAPRAGGSAAPESASESGPDPGPDPGPEPVDSPGPDPSPTAPLHPDPQGAQP, from the coding sequence ATGCTTCTGAGCCGTGGCGGGCGGTGGCGGCGATGGCGGCGCGGCCGTCCCTTCTGGGGCGGTCTCCTCGCCATCCTGGCCGGGGCGTGGATCTGCGTACTGCCGCTGGCGCCGCTGAAGATCATGCTCCAGCAGGGCATCGCGGGAATCCCGTCCGTCCTGATGGGCATCGTCATGATCGTCCTCGGGCTCACCGCCTGGTTCTCCCCCCAGCAGCGCTCCCTCGCCGGGGTGCTCACCACGCTCATCGCCACCGCCGCCCTGGTCCTGTCGAACCTCGGCGGGTTCCTCGTCGGCACCCTGATCGGCATCCTCGGCGGCGGCCTGATGTTCGCCTGGCAGCCCTACGCCGCCCCGCGCGCCGGGGGCTCCGCCGCCCCTGAGTCCGCATCCGAGTCCGGGCCTGACCCCGGGCCCGACCCCGGGCCCGAGCCCGTGGACTCCCCCGGGCCCGATCCCTCCCCCACCGCCCCGCTCCACCCCGATCCCCAAGGAGCTCAGCCATGA
- a CDS encoding DUF6230 family protein codes for MAHSPHLSEPPGDDVRNGGRVRWRRFALLTVPAVAVTAGLGIALAQGALAASFAVSGQQFKVSAKSLTGEGFAQYGSVDVNARQELIPVAVTAIREAKLHSLCQSVVTTLPVIGDISLNLTAGQKAPVEASNLFVDATQLAGDAVFTNLEIGRDASTLDKGPADAQGMQDLFAQQADSVSIGNLQQTAWATNAGTFKLSGLNMNISKGKKECF; via the coding sequence ATGGCACATTCACCGCACTTATCCGAACCCCCCGGCGACGACGTCAGAAACGGCGGCCGGGTCCGCTGGCGCCGTTTCGCCCTGCTGACCGTGCCCGCCGTGGCCGTGACCGCGGGGCTCGGCATCGCCCTCGCCCAAGGCGCGCTCGCCGCCTCTTTCGCGGTGTCGGGGCAGCAGTTCAAGGTATCGGCGAAGAGTCTGACGGGCGAGGGCTTCGCCCAGTACGGCAGCGTCGACGTCAACGCCCGCCAGGAGCTGATCCCGGTCGCCGTCACCGCCATCCGGGAGGCCAAGCTGCACAGTCTGTGCCAGTCGGTGGTCACGACCCTGCCGGTCATCGGTGACATCTCGCTCAATCTGACGGCAGGTCAAAAGGCCCCCGTCGAGGCGAGCAACCTCTTCGTCGACGCCACCCAGCTCGCCGGCGACGCCGTCTTCACCAACCTGGAGATCGGGCGCGACGCGTCCACCCTCGACAAGGGGCCGGCCGACGCGCAGGGCATGCAGGACCTCTTCGCCCAGCAGGCCGACTCGGTCAGCATCGGCAACCTCCAGCAGACGGCGTGGGCGACGAACGCCGGCACGTTCAAGCTGTCCGGGCTGAACATGAACATCAGCAAGGGCAAGAAGGAATGCTTCTGA
- a CDS encoding MerR family transcriptional regulator translates to MNSQAQQRDDRQNGTPGGGARRYRREDVAAAAGVKVRNLRYYQERGLLPPPRREGRIAWYSDDHLTRLRLISDLLGRGYTVNGIGELLAAWEQGGGLSQLLGLEREMTRDWVREEPVTMTRAELRELFGPTATAEHTRRAARAGYVRVDGDRVTYPSRRLLEATVALTRQGVPLDEILDAGDFAQTQAAALADRFVTLFRRHVIGPDGLDRLSATELDHIREAVTALRPVAGEVVAAEFARAMAQRVEAEVAALLRTWPRTESRKESRRESRTETRAEPRTEQ, encoded by the coding sequence GTGAACAGCCAGGCGCAGCAGCGGGACGACAGACAGAACGGCACGCCCGGCGGCGGCGCCCGGCGCTACCGCCGGGAGGACGTCGCGGCCGCGGCGGGGGTCAAGGTACGCAACCTGCGCTACTACCAGGAGCGCGGGTTGCTGCCCCCGCCCCGCCGCGAGGGCCGCATCGCGTGGTACTCCGATGACCACCTGACCCGACTGCGCCTGATCAGCGACCTGTTGGGGCGCGGGTACACCGTGAACGGCATCGGCGAGCTGCTGGCCGCCTGGGAACAGGGCGGCGGGCTCTCCCAACTCCTGGGGCTGGAGCGGGAGATGACCCGGGACTGGGTGCGCGAGGAGCCGGTGACGATGACCCGGGCCGAGTTGCGCGAGCTGTTCGGCCCGACGGCGACGGCCGAGCACACGCGCAGGGCGGCGCGGGCGGGTTACGTACGGGTCGACGGGGATCGGGTCACGTACCCGAGCCGCCGGCTGCTGGAGGCGACGGTGGCGCTGACGCGGCAGGGGGTGCCGCTCGACGAGATCCTGGACGCGGGGGACTTCGCGCAGACCCAGGCGGCCGCGCTCGCGGACCGCTTCGTCACCCTGTTCCGTCGCCATGTGATCGGCCCCGACGGGTTGGATCGACTTTCGGCCACCGAACTGGATCACATCCGGGAGGCGGTGACGGCGCTGCGACCGGTGGCCGGCGAGGTGGTCGCGGCGGAGTTCGCGCGGGCGATGGCGCAGCGGGTGGAGGCGGAGGTGGCCGCTCTGCTGCGTACGTGGCCGCGTACGGAGTCGCGTAAGGAGTCACGTAGGGAGTCACGTACGGAAACCCGCGCGGAGCCCCGTACGGAGCAGTAG
- a CDS encoding methyltransferase → MTTPFGSYELTRFPADPRDRLRAWDAADEYLLHHLAAGTGERGPVDLAGAGQITVLGDRWGALTTALAAHHPTQITDSALSRSATEANLDRAGIGTSKATVTLLTTQDAPPARIDVLLVRVPKSLALLEDQLYRVAPHVHAGTVVVGAGMVKEIHTSTLRLFEQILGPTKTSLAEKKARLIFCTPDPALVGERAVPPSPAPWPLTYTVDKDGGSGAGLTVVNHAGIFCADRLDIGTRFFLQNIPTNTDGARVVDLGCGNGVVGTAVAVADEDAEVVFTDESYQAVASARATYEANVRPGRRTAEFHVGDGVAMLAPGSVDLVLCNPPFHSHQATSDATALRMFAQSRKVLRPGGELWVVANRHMGYHTHLRRLFGNDEVVASEPKFVVLRAVKRENRPRPM, encoded by the coding sequence CTGACCACGCCTTTCGGCTCCTACGAACTCACCCGTTTCCCCGCGGACCCGCGCGACCGGCTCCGCGCCTGGGACGCCGCCGACGAGTACCTGCTGCACCACCTCGCCGCCGGTACCGGCGAGCGCGGCCCGGTGGACCTGGCCGGCGCCGGGCAGATCACGGTGCTCGGCGACCGTTGGGGGGCGCTGACGACGGCCCTGGCCGCGCACCACCCGACCCAGATCACCGACTCCGCCCTGTCCCGGTCCGCGACCGAGGCCAATCTCGACCGGGCCGGCATCGGCACCTCCAAGGCCACGGTGACGCTGCTGACCACGCAGGACGCGCCGCCCGCGCGGATCGACGTCCTGCTCGTCAGGGTTCCCAAGAGCCTCGCTCTGCTGGAGGACCAGCTGTACCGGGTGGCGCCGCACGTGCACGCGGGCACGGTGGTCGTCGGTGCCGGCATGGTCAAGGAGATCCACACCTCCACGCTGCGCCTGTTCGAGCAGATCCTCGGGCCGACGAAGACCTCCCTGGCGGAGAAGAAGGCCCGGCTGATCTTCTGCACCCCCGATCCGGCGCTCGTCGGCGAGCGGGCCGTGCCCCCCTCGCCCGCGCCGTGGCCGCTGACGTACACGGTGGACAAGGACGGCGGCTCGGGCGCCGGGCTGACCGTCGTCAACCACGCCGGGATCTTCTGCGCGGACCGGCTGGACATCGGCACCCGCTTCTTCCTCCAGAACATCCCGACCAACACCGACGGGGCCCGGGTCGTCGACCTGGGCTGCGGCAACGGCGTCGTCGGGACGGCGGTGGCGGTGGCCGACGAGGACGCCGAGGTGGTCTTCACCGACGAGTCCTACCAGGCGGTCGCCTCGGCGCGCGCGACCTACGAGGCCAACGTCCGGCCGGGCCGGCGGACCGCGGAGTTCCACGTCGGCGACGGGGTGGCCATGCTGGCGCCCGGTTCGGTGGACCTGGTGCTGTGCAACCCGCCCTTCCACTCCCACCAGGCGACCTCGGACGCGACGGCGCTGCGCATGTTCGCGCAGTCGCGCAAGGTGCTGCGGCCGGGCGGCGAACTGTGGGTGGTCGCCAACCGCCACATGGGCTACCACACCCACCTGCGCCGCCTCTTCGGCAACGACGAAGTCGTCGCGAGCGAACCGAAGTTCGTCGTTCTGCGAGCGGTCAAACGAGAGAACCGTCCGCGCCCCATGTGA
- a CDS encoding tetratricopeptide repeat protein translates to MNAPTEYYEQGTTAERWERAGLFFEAKEYANAARVLVTVAAEAPEQLAPRLLLARAYYHSAQLSRAERELRAILERWPVEDYAQLLLGRTLERAGRSDEARPYLRIAAAMAGDSYE, encoded by the coding sequence ATGAACGCGCCGACGGAGTACTACGAGCAGGGGACGACGGCCGAGCGCTGGGAGCGGGCCGGGCTCTTCTTCGAGGCGAAGGAGTACGCGAACGCCGCCCGCGTCCTGGTCACCGTCGCCGCCGAGGCCCCCGAGCAGCTGGCGCCCCGGCTGCTGCTGGCCCGCGCCTACTACCACTCCGCTCAGCTCTCGCGCGCCGAGCGCGAGCTGCGCGCCATCCTGGAGCGCTGGCCGGTCGAGGACTACGCGCAGCTGCTCCTCGGGCGGACCCTGGAGCGCGCCGGCCGCTCCGACGAGGCCCGCCCGTACCTGCGGATCGCCGCCGCCATGGCCGGTGACTCGTACGAGTAG
- a CDS encoding pirin family protein, with amino-acid sequence MSNLDRQPALSACGGRGFVVAEPVRELLSPRTVKLGESTEVRRLLPNLGRRMVGAWCFVDHYGPDDIADEPGMQVPPHPHAGLQTVSWLHDGEVLHRDSVGSLATIRPRELGLMTSGRGISHSEESPRTHARLLHGAQLWVALPDAHRDVAPHFQHHAELPQVTAPGLTATVILGTLDTATSPGTAYTPIVGADLALAAGTETRLPLDPDFEYAVLAMSGEAHVDGVPVLPGSMLYLGCGRTDLPLRAASDAGLMLLGGEPFEEEIVMFWNWIGRSHDDIAQAREDWMTGSRFGEVKGYDGPPIPAPELPPTHLKARGRTR; translated from the coding sequence ATGAGCAATCTCGATCGCCAGCCCGCCCTCTCCGCCTGCGGCGGCCGCGGCTTCGTCGTGGCCGAGCCCGTACGAGAGCTCCTCAGCCCGCGCACGGTCAAGCTCGGGGAATCCACCGAGGTCCGCCGACTCCTGCCCAACCTGGGCCGGCGCATGGTGGGCGCCTGGTGCTTCGTCGACCACTACGGCCCGGACGACATCGCCGACGAACCGGGCATGCAGGTACCGCCCCACCCGCACGCCGGGCTGCAGACGGTGAGCTGGCTGCACGACGGCGAGGTGCTGCACCGCGACAGCGTGGGCAGCCTCGCCACGATCCGGCCGCGCGAGCTGGGCCTGATGACCTCCGGCCGCGGCATCAGCCACTCCGAGGAGAGCCCGCGCACGCACGCCCGCCTGCTGCACGGAGCGCAACTGTGGGTGGCCCTGCCGGACGCCCACCGCGACGTCGCCCCGCACTTCCAGCACCACGCGGAACTCCCGCAGGTCACCGCCCCGGGCCTGACGGCGACCGTCATCCTGGGCACCCTGGACACCGCGACCTCGCCCGGGACTGCGTACACCCCCATCGTCGGCGCCGACCTCGCCCTCGCGGCCGGCACCGAAACCCGGCTCCCGCTCGACCCGGACTTCGAGTACGCGGTCCTCGCCATGTCGGGCGAGGCCCACGTCGACGGCGTCCCCGTCCTCCCGGGCTCGATGCTCTACCTCGGCTGCGGCCGCACCGACCTCCCCCTGCGCGCCGCCTCGGACGCGGGCCTGATGCTGCTGGGCGGTGAACCGTTCGAGGAGGAGATCGTCATGTTCTGGAACTGGATCGGACGGTCACACGATGACATCGCGCAGGCCCGCGAAGACTGGATGACCGGGTCGAGATTCGGTGAAGTGAAGGGCTACGACGGCCCTCCGATTCCGGCTCCCGAACTCCCGCCAACGCACCTGAAAGCCAGGGGAAGGACGCGTTGA
- a CDS encoding FKBP-type peptidyl-prolyl cis-trans isomerase, with amino-acid sequence MSEPTKPEIELLPGDAPQELTIRDLVVGDGPEAKPGRVVRVHYIGVTFESGMEFDASWDRGEPFKFAVGGGRVIKGWDRGIRGMKVGGRREIIVPPRLGYGNQSPSPLIPAGSTLVFVVDLLSVV; translated from the coding sequence ATGAGTGAACCGACCAAACCCGAGATCGAACTTCTGCCGGGTGATGCTCCCCAGGAGCTGACCATCCGGGACCTCGTCGTCGGGGACGGTCCTGAGGCGAAGCCGGGCAGGGTCGTCCGGGTTCACTACATCGGGGTCACCTTCGAGTCCGGGATGGAGTTCGACGCCTCCTGGGACCGGGGCGAGCCGTTCAAGTTCGCCGTCGGGGGCGGCAGGGTCATCAAGGGCTGGGATCGGGGAATCAGGGGGATGAAGGTCGGCGGTCGGCGCGAGATCATCGTTCCCCCGCGCCTCGGCTACGGCAACCAGTCCCCCTCGCCGTTGATCCCGGCGGGTTCCACGCTCGTCTTCGTGGTGGACCTGCTCTCCGTGGTCTGA
- a CDS encoding L-threonylcarbamoyladenylate synthase — MAERYDCSEPSERAAGLREAASVVRGGRLVVLPTDTVYGIGADAFDKRAVAALLAAKGRGRHMPSPVLVGSPEALDDLVTDFPDTAWKLVEAFWPGALTLVARHQPTLKWDLGDTNGTVAVRMPHHPLTLELLGDTGPMAVSSANLTGHPAPQDCDAAQGMLGDSVAVYLDGGPTPASVPSSIVDVTGPVPSLVRAGALTAEELRTIIPDLRATG; from the coding sequence ATGGCAGAGCGCTACGACTGCTCAGAGCCATCCGAGCGGGCCGCCGGGCTGCGCGAGGCGGCGTCGGTCGTACGAGGCGGCCGACTCGTGGTGCTGCCCACCGACACCGTCTACGGCATCGGCGCGGACGCCTTCGACAAGCGGGCGGTGGCCGCCCTGCTCGCGGCCAAGGGACGGGGCCGGCACATGCCCTCACCGGTCCTCGTCGGCTCCCCGGAAGCCCTGGACGACCTCGTCACCGACTTCCCCGACACGGCGTGGAAGCTCGTAGAGGCCTTCTGGCCCGGCGCACTCACCCTCGTCGCCCGACACCAGCCGACACTGAAATGGGATCTCGGAGACACCAACGGGACGGTCGCCGTCCGCATGCCGCACCACCCCCTCACCCTCGAACTCCTGGGCGACACCGGTCCGATGGCCGTCTCCAGCGCCAACCTCACCGGACATCCCGCCCCGCAGGACTGCGATGCCGCCCAGGGCATGCTCGGCGACAGCGTCGCCGTCTACCTCGACGGCGGCCCGACCCCCGCCTCCGTACCCTCGTCGATCGTCGACGTGACCGGCCCCGTGCCCTCCCTCGTCAGGGCCGGCGCCCTCACCGCCGAAGAACTCCGCACGATCATCCCGGACTTGCGCGCAACCGGCTGA